The window GTAATATAGTTGTAGGTGGAGCAGACTATACTTTGGAGCTCAAAAGCAATACTCTGGTGATTATCGGAGAAGGAGATATAATAGGGATTTCAGATAATTTTGCCTATATATATTATATTCTTTTGATTTTATTATACCTTCTTTCCATCCCTTTCTAAAATCTTCATAATAAAATCCTAAATTAAATTCTTTTGCATAATATTTGGATAAACCTATTATTGACTCATGATCCTGATACTTACTGTAAAGCAAGGTAGTGGTAAAATTTTTGACATTTAACTTTTTAGCAAACTCAGCAGTGTATTTTAATCTAATATTATAACAGTAATAACATCTCTCTGGACTATTATAGGGGATATTATTAGTAAATGAATAGATATCATAGTGGGGATTGTAATATCCTTTTATATTGTAAATATTATTTACCCTTTTTGCGTTATCTAGTCTTTTTAAAAATTCTGTATAGGGATGTATATTTGGATTATAAAACAGGGGAATTATATTGAAGTTTTTATTTATTAAACATTCTATAGGGTATATTGAGCAAGGCCCACAGCACTGATGTAAAATAATGTCCATATGCAAATTTTATAATTATTTATTTTAAATAAAATAATATTTTTGGTTGCTATGTAAATAAAAATAATTATAATCTATTGTATACAATATTTACTTAATTAGTAGTTGGAGGTGTTCTGTGAAAAAATTAATACTAGTTTTATTTATTTTCTGTACTTTTGTATATGCTGGTATAACAGCAAGTGATGCCACTGATAATAAATCAACAACTTCACCAGAAAATCTAGATTTGGGTCCAAAAGAGATAGATCTAACAAAAAGTTTTGATGTTAAAAACATAACACAAAAAAAAGTGATTTTTCCACATAGATTTTTGCAAGAGGCATTAGAATATCAATGCGAACAATGTCATATGTCAAAAAAAGGTGGAGGAGCTTTAAAGAATCAAAATACAGGTAAGGAGCTTAAAATTTCAAGTATTGAAGGCGTTGCAAATCCTTTACACACTGATTTTTGTTGGCCATGCCACACTAAGATGAACGTTCCACAGGGTAGAGTATGTAGTAAATGCCACAAATAAACTATAAGGGGTGTTTAGATGAAAAAATTGTTTATCTTTTTGTTTGTTGTTTTTATAGCAAATGTATATGCACAAGTTGTAATGGGTCCAACTGAGGTTAATTTAAAAGAGAAATATACTCCTAATTCTGAGACACCTGCTGTTATCTTTCCTCATGAAGTACACGTGACAGCTCTAAATTCACAATGCTATATATGTCACACTAGAACTGAAAGTGGTGAAATTAAGGATTTTAGGACTGGAGAAGCCCTTGATTATAGATATGCTAGCGAGTTTCATGCAGCTTTTTGCGGGTATTGCCATGATGTTGTAAGCACTGAGAATCAAAATACATGTATTGATTGTCATGAGTCAGATGTGGCATTACCTGAGAACATTGATTTAAGAGAAAGGTATGCTCCTAACTCTTCAATGCCCCCTGTTATATTTCCTCATTCATTACATGTAAGCTTAGAGATTATGAATTGTAAAATATGTCATAAAGAAACTGGATCGATAAAAGATTATAGAACAGGTTATGCTTTTAATGTAGAATATGCAGGTGAATTTCATACAGCTTTTTGTGGATATTGCCATGTAACTCAATCTACAAATGAAAAGAATAATTGTGTTAAATGTCATGTATCAAATTAGGTATTGTATGATAGGTAAATATGCATCAACAAATAAAAAGGAGGTGAAAGTATGAAGAAGTTAGCGGTGTTTGTAGTTTTATGCACTTTTGTCTATGTGGCTGCATTATTTGCTCAGCCTGCAACAATTAATCTAAAGGAGAAATATGCCCCTAATGGTAGTATGCCAGCAGTTATTTTTGATCATCAGGGACATGTCTCAAAAGGCTTGCAGTGTATGGAATGCCATACCCAGAGTATTCCTCAATTAAAAGATCAAACAACTGGAGAAGCCCTTGATACTTCAGGTAATCCTATGGCAGTATTTCACAATCAGTTTTGTTTTGCATGTCATCAGGAAACTGGAGGTCCCACACAAACTTGTAACGCATGTCACAAATAACATTTAGCCCCATTATTGGGGCTTTTCTATTTCTTTTATTAATTTAAGCTGCCTTCTTACTGAGGGCTCTTCAATATAATTGAGTACTTTTAAAAGTAGCTCTTTTGCGTCAATAAGTTCTTTTCTCTCAAATGTTTTATTATAATTTATTAGTTTTTTAACTGCCTCATCTATAAGGGATAGTGCAAGTGCTCTAATTTGGATGCTTTTATCCATCTTGTAGCTGAATTTTAATAAGAAAAAAAATATTATAATATAAAATAACCATATAAAAATACTCTCTATATATATTGATAGGCTAATACCAATAAGAATCATTAAGGTTAGGGTAATTGCTAAATATCTACCAGGATTTCCTATTATAATAGCAGATTTAATTATACCGTTTTTATTATCTGCTGTTTTAATAGGACTGAATGATCTTTGTCTTTTTATTTTTTTATTGTAATATTTTGACAAATTAACTAAATTATTATCAATCTCAATCATACTAAATATAATAATTTAATATTCTTTAATATGGAAGGTTAATATAATGAAAGATAATACAATAAAAGTAGCTGTGATTGATTGTGGTTTTTATTCAATAAAAAATTATTTAAATAACAGCAAAAATCTTGATGTTTATTTCATCAACATTAATAGAGAAGAAGATAGAAAGGTTTTGTCTAAATGCGATATAATTATTCCAACAATGGCTAAAATAGATAAAAATATATTAGATATAGCAAAAAACATTAAACTTATTCAGCAGTGGGGAGCTGGATTAGACGGAGTTAATATAGAGGAGGCCACAAGAAGAGGTATTGCAGTTGCAAATGTTGATTCAAAAAGTACTTATAACGCAGAATCTGTTGCTGAATGGTGTATTATGGCTGCGATTTCTCTTGGTAGAGGATATCCAAAAATACATAAAAATGTCTTAAAAGGAGGACCTTGGGGGCATCCAATAGGCGAGTCATTGATAGGCAAGACAGTTGGAATTGTTGGTTTTGGTGGTATAGGGAGGGCCTTGGCTAAGAGGCTTAATGCTTTTAGTGTTAATATTGTTGCAGTTAAAAGAACGCCTCAAGCACACCTAGAAAACCAATATAATCTAAGATGGCTTAAAGGTATTGAATATCTAGATGATCTGCTAAGAATCTCTAAGTTTATTTTCTTATGCCTTCCTTTAAATG of the Deferribacterota bacterium genome contains:
- a CDS encoding NAD(P)-dependent oxidoreductase, which gives rise to MKDNTIKVAVIDCGFYSIKNYLNNSKNLDVYFININREEDRKVLSKCDIIIPTMAKIDKNILDIAKNIKLIQQWGAGLDGVNIEEATRRGIAVANVDSKSTYNAESVAEWCIMAAISLGRGYPKIHKNVLKGGPWGHPIGESLIGKTVGIVGFGGIGRALAKRLNAFSVNIVAVKRTPQAHLENQYNLRWLKGIEYLDDLLRISKFIFLCLPLNDETKNLIDKKRIANIPKDSYLINASRGDIIEKEAFIEALKNKHIKSAALDVFWEEPTDPRDPILGFDNLLLTPHIAGVTDISYEHISEKVLENIKKIMNKEVPVNCVNIEYKKYSNYR
- a CDS encoding cytochrome c3 family protein translates to MKKLFIFLFVVFIANVYAQVVMGPTEVNLKEKYTPNSETPAVIFPHEVHVTALNSQCYICHTRTESGEIKDFRTGEALDYRYASEFHAAFCGYCHDVVSTENQNTCIDCHESDVALPENIDLRERYAPNSSMPPVIFPHSLHVSLEIMNCKICHKETGSIKDYRTGYAFNVEYAGEFHTAFCGYCHVTQSTNEKNNCVKCHVSN
- a CDS encoding cytochrome c3 family protein, encoding MKKLAVFVVLCTFVYVAALFAQPATINLKEKYAPNGSMPAVIFDHQGHVSKGLQCMECHTQSIPQLKDQTTGEALDTSGNPMAVFHNQFCFACHQETGGPTQTCNACHK
- a CDS encoding cytochrome c3 family protein, encoding MKKLILVLFIFCTFVYAGITASDATDNKSTTSPENLDLGPKEIDLTKSFDVKNITQKKVIFPHRFLQEALEYQCEQCHMSKKGGGALKNQNTGKELKISSIEGVANPLHTDFCWPCHTKMNVPQGRVCSKCHK
- a CDS encoding epoxyqueuosine reductase QueH; translation: MDIILHQCCGPCSIYPIECLINKNFNIIPLFYNPNIHPYTEFLKRLDNAKRVNNIYNIKGYYNPHYDIYSFTNNIPYNSPERCYYCYNIRLKYTAEFAKKLNVKNFTTTLLYSKYQDHESIIGLSKYYAKEFNLGFYYEDFRKGWKEGIIKSKEYNIYRQNYLKSLLYLLLR